taAGAATAGTATGAAAATAGTGGGCTCTGGTGAAGTATAAAAATGTGGGTTTTTTAATGTACCAACGAATAgcctcaatttatttttaactaATCAAATGTTATTCCTTGGCATTCATTGTAAATTGtttcatgtatttattgtaaattacatCTATGTGTTGATTCATTGTATATACAAAATTatgtattcaattcaataataataaattatggaaaatGTTATATTTACCGGCTTGTCCAGGCTTGGAGATACATCCCCGTTGAGCAGAGGGCATGAACTTGGCGTTGGATGACTTCTTGACGACGGCAACCATGTACTGGGTGTAGTTGGTGGCTTGACTGTCAGCCGCCATTACGGTCTCGGTCAGTATTGGTTCCAAAGCGTATTCGCTGTAACAAAAAATCCAATGATTTAAGTTATAGCCTGTTTACATTttaagaaattgattttttcattgatttttagaCTCATTTGGTCGCGCTTACAGAACGTAGTGTGACATGCTCCCACTCTCAATCATGtatgatatatttattctatGATATCGCTTGGATGTTTTAATATTGTGGCCGAGTGTGCCATAGACCAGATTTGACCAGATCACATAAGTATAATGGGGCCCTCATATGAGATATACTGAATGATACCATAGAGCATAGACAAATAAtggagaaataattgaaataatcttttctctatgatgatcCCCTCACCTCTCAGCCTTCTCCAAGTAGCCAGCATCCATAGAGTAGAAATCAGCCTCCTTGTTGTGAACGGCCTTGAGGCAGTCGTCAACGGTTGTCTTGACGACACAGGCGAAGCTGGGCCTGATGTCGCGTGAGAAGGCGGCGCGCTGCAAGTCCATGCATTTGGCCTTCTCTGCGTCACCCACCACGCACATGCGGGCCTCGCGTTTCGGCTTCATCACGTCGCGTTCGATCACGTCGTAGTATTTAGCTGAAACCCAggagaaatttattaaattaatgaataattatggaaAATAACGTTGTAGTagaggaagatgaaggagaGGGCATTAAACAACGACTAGGGGCAATTTCTAAAGATGAGAGGCgatgaaatgaaatagaatattttttctaaactTGAAACACGAGAATGCCCCGATATTCCCGAACCGGAAAGGCCCCCTTTACAACCATCTAGCCAAgagacattgtaaataaataaataagaggcGATTAGGTATGGAATAACTTTTCGTATTTATAAcctaatattttttacaataatagaaaataccCTGTATGAATGCAAATGAGTTTATTGATGGAGATTCCCTTTAAAAGTGCAATATAAGTACTCCAGTAAGTTACGGTAACTCTGTCACAGGAAACATGACATACTTAACAGATGTAAACTTAATATTAATTGAGGTgttgttatttttttatgtcgtttacaaaaataattcgaGCAATAATCTATTTAATAAGTATGGTATCATTAAATGGATAGCATCCATCTTTTGAGTCTGAGCTCTATCGAATGACATTTCCCCACTGTTTgaattgttatatttttaataataataataataagggattcgaacccgcgaccatttagcactagcagactgaagggtgcaacgccttagtcaacTCGGCTATCTGGCCGTACTCATTGACTTACATGGAAATATGAGTAGgattgattttgaataaatatttatcttcattttGTTAGTTCATCATATTTCTTCGTACATTTCTTTATACAAACGATTTGcaacagtaggcctactggGGTACACATAATTTCATCTTGACTTATTCAATGTGTGATTTACACTACCTACCTTTCTCCAAGTACTGCTTTGGTGAGTAAGGGCCCTTGTTGTTGACTGCCAGGGTTTTCTCATTGAGATGCAACACGGTTGAGATCCAATCGGCGTGGTTCGATTCTCCCAGGTCGTTCAGCTTGGTGATGTCTTCTTTCAGCTTTATCAGTTCACTGTTCAAAATAAACCAAAATATTATAGGCTAGATATCTAGATTTCTAAAAAATCATCTTATGAGATTAGCTGATCAGTAGTTAGTTTATGCACTTTGGGAGTAGCCATGTTTTCATGTTTTAATTGTTTAGTTTCATTATTGAACTTACAATAATTACCTTATTGAACTTtagtttcatttattcaaaatacgCTGGGTAGCGTATGACATCTgaacacaaaaataatattctattaattttacgtattctatatttttttcattttcatgacaataaatgcaatattcaattaataaaatgttcatttccTTTCAAATTAGCAATTGATTATAAGGCTGGcgactaacggtaggacatgcatgtctaccatgcacacacacacacttacatacacacacatgttcatcatgcatatTTTGTCATCAGTGAgtggcttctaacataaaacaaacaaccaataacaataaattaatcactggaaaataacaaattgtaaagaaaaataattcaacctcaaaCAGATCAGCAAAGATAAAATAAACATCGAATAATCGGATATACAAAATTCCAACCTCAGAAAATGTTGCTCaaagcctttcgctgtgatAACACAACAATAATTTCAGCAGAAGCTATGTTTTTGTTTGTACTTTTGTTTACtgagaaataaaatgtattattattatctattactagtaggtaactcatgctccgcaagggactAATTGATAACtaaattgacaaactgaaaacttgacgtaatggaatcttgaagaatttaaaatagtcctataaccatcctcggtgaattttaagaatctataagcaaaatttcaagttaataagtctagtagttcagacgtgatgatgcgtcaaacataattttcctatcccgtacggtACGGTGCGTGTATTATATGCGTGTATTAAGCCagtttctattatattatagattattatgtaTGTATTACGTCATGTGTGATTtatgcatgtcctaccgttattggccagtcttatgtgttaaTTTTCTCTTTCAATCACAATTTCAAAATCTGTAACTCTGACTAATGATAAAATTCGTATTCTTGCCTTTTGGCTCCAGTGATTTCAGTGTTGGCCATGTACCCTTGCCAGGGACGGGCAGCCCAAGTGCAGGGGCTGGGTCCAGTCAGTGGCTTCTTGGATCCATCCGGACACAGGTAGGCGTAGTCCTCTGCCTTCATATCAGTTGTGGTGGCTGGGTTGTTACCATACGACatctaaaaacaaaaataatatttcattaattttacaTGAACTTTTGATGGCTAGAAGGCTGACATGATGTAATTGAGGTGATATAATAGTATCTATATAGTAAGAAAGACTGATTGataagaacaatatgaaaatttgtagtacccttttttatttaaaatattacaacgactagtttcgaccataacttaggtcattttcaagttgaaatgtcaaCTTTTTTTAAGAAAGACTAATAACATCATTTATAacttctcattcaaccaatgctaaGAGTTCATAGTGAATTTGACTAGAAGTGAAATGATTCTATTGAAGTGAGGTGATCAAATCGAATTGATATatgaatgaaaacacaaattgaaattgtcaaccatttttattataacaatttaatattatgacaatttcaatttgtcttttcattatggaaaagtaccacaacatcacacacaaaacaactGTAAGGTGATGTATGAATATTGAAGtgacaataattttcatgttttgATAAGTTAATATATTGTTCTTCTGTTTTTCTAGACTGATCACACATACTGGAAAGTGGTAAGTTCATTTCCGTATTATGATTCATTTGGTATTTTGCtgaagtgaataaattattttattcattcagtcTCATTCAAGTGACATGATGATATTGAAACCAATTAATGGCATAGAAGTGActagatgtaaataaaaatagaaatccaagtaccctttttaaaattgtttagtcacaacatgtttcggctatattaTGTCATTATCATAAGATAATAATTGTCTCATGATAATCATTATCATAAGATAAGATTGGAAGATAACTAAAATTACATTGAATTAATACTACTGCAAGCTTCTTATGTTTgatcacttgataatgacatcataatagccgaaacatgttatgactaaacaattttaaaaagggtacttggatttctatgtttatttatattcaagggtagccctaaagaaaaaaagacaagTGACTAGATATAAGTGGAAtgctttgaaaatatcaattcatACTCACTCCGAAAACTTTCTTGACAAAGTATGTCTTGGTCCAGGCTATCTGTCCGTCTCCCTTGGTCAGGCAGTGCAGAGCTCCCTCATAGCCTGAGTTCACATCGGGGTAGTCGCATTTCGCAGGGGATTCACAAAGGGCACAAAGGTTCGAGTACTTGCTctctgaaaaaatattcaaaactaTTAGAATTCTTTAATAAAAGTAAAGTGCTGTAAAAATAGTATGTCTACTTTTGGGTAATAAAAACATCACAAAATAGATTCATCAGAGAAGAATAATAGGAAGATGTGAtataattgaagaagttttagatGGATAACAGAGGCCCAATCAAGGCGGCCCTGATGAAATTAACGCACTAAAATGCAGGTTTTATTAGAAAAAACATAGGCACTCAGGCCTGACACACAGGCACTCAACGAACTAAATTCAGGATTTGATAGACGAACGCAGGTACTCAAGATACTTTACAACGAATTACCACAGTAGGCATATACTACAAATAAGTCCAGAATCAAAGTTTTGAAAGGGTAGTATTAGAAGAAGAGAACAAAGCACTATCAGgatgaacaaaaaatattagACCATCAAAAAGACAACGATGAAAGGGCCTTTTTCATAGTGAAATTCCTTTGAAAGGTGATTCAATGTTTATATGAAcgtacaaaataattattctataattattagtaTTTCAATCGAGGAATTAACTTTGAGAGCATTTTTATGTTGGTGATTTGTCGTACTAGGTTGTAGCTATTATATGAGCAGATTTTACCATTCTAAAATGATTACACAGCCCTTATTTTTGTGATATTACATTGGTTGAAGGTGTAAAATTATTTCTGAGGAGCCACTATGGTCAGATAATGCTCATTTATGGTTAcattgattgaaatattatttctgagGAACCACTATGGTCAGATAATGCTCATTTATGGTTAcattgattgaaatattatttctgagGAACCACTATGGTCAGATAATGCTCATTTATGGTTAcattgattgaaatattatttctgagGAACCACTATGGTCAGATAATGCTCATTTATGGTTATACattcattgaaatattatttctgagGAACCACTTTGGTTAGATGATGTTCATTAATTTTGCACAAACGCTACAATACACATGAATGATTCTAGACacaaaactttataaaattgaatgcattcctttaaaaatatgtaGGTACATAATTTGAATACTTACTGAGACGCTGGTTGGTTTCCTCATCAGGTGACCACTTTCCGACAATGCAAGCCTTGCTGAAGAAATTCGACAGAGCCTTCAATTCGTTCTCACGTGGGGAGACGCTGGTGTCGTCCATAGCTCCCAAGAGTCCCATCTTTGATAGCTGCaaaatatcaattaaaaattaaaatcttaTAACTCTTAAAAAACGTATTGGGTTTACTTCTTTGACTTTCAAGTGAAATATTTGAAGAGTTGAGAGTAAGGTTCATTTAATTGAAATCTGGATGAAGGCTCGGATTTAGTTTggcttattattttcaaaagtactcattattttcattcaataagaagTCTTCTTATTCAATGTACCATATCGGAAGGATaaattaataactttgttgtgtaaataaaaatataaatgtcaGTACACGTTGtggcaaaataatttaaaagggtactgagatttatatttttatttatattgaaagtagCCCTGATGAAAAAAAGacaactttgttgtagtttagaCAATGTGTATCTttgtaaatgtttaaaaaaacacttacttttcgtGATGAGATGAGGTAGGGTCTATGCATTTCACTCTTGAGGAGGAGCATCATCAGACTGAATTAATGATGAGTGAAAtatgagaaatataataattgttgtagAAAAATGCCTGATTGTAAGCTTTATCATATCAAAGTGAACAAAAATGAGCTTCAGCAACAATGATATGATAAACTGTAGTAAATAACTTCTCATCAATCTACTTCTTAAATAAGAAGcctgaattattattaatcttattcaataAGAAGTCTTCTTATCCAATGTACCAGATCTGGAGATTCTAGATCTCTTTGTTCAGGATGATTCCCACATGATCCAGGCTCCATTTATAATGGAGAGAATCCTTGATAATCAGAAAATAATCTATTCTTAAAACTTTCATACACACTGCGAATGTTTTACATTTACGCATTTCATTCATACACATTTTGTGAATTTTGATCATTTACATTCATAAATTAAATATTCATGATCCATTCATACAGATTTTTAATTCTTGTAAAATTGATGATGATTCATTCCCATTTATACAAATTctgaaatgttttgaaaattacCTTGGTGATGGGGATTTTGTAACCGACATTGCGACCGACTCCGGTGTGACAAGATCTCAGACCGCGTAGCTGCTCCAAATTGCTGATTTCCAAGTCCTTGTGCACAACTGCCACCGCCTCGTAACGGAATTCCACTGTAAAAATGGCGAAAATACACAATTGAAATCGGaatagaatacaaaataaactattaaaatcGGAGCTATATGCAAAATCTAATGTTAAAATCAGAATGTTGAAGATGTTTATCCTTACACTGGTTGAAACAATCTTGAAACTATTCTTGCAAATAAATCTGTTAAATATAGGCCTATCTTTAAAGGTGAATTaatgtatttttacaaaaatttaaaattcatataatatattaaacgagaatccaaattaaatgctgtaaatcaccccgaagacttctgctactgcaaatattgacaacagggtaaacagccatatggaaatttaataaaatatttaaatgcgATATCTCAGtcatttccatcttccatttaaaaatttattttaaaaagtggAAGAATATACGGtatgctattatttgctgtttgAACGAAGTTGATTCCAGGTTTCAAATGATAtccaaaatatataaatttgagaaaaaattgtatgtattatgtaggaaattaataattactatgcaaatctaaaaaaatatcatattcaaatttaaagttgaaaatcatactattgatatattatcattatatattGGTCCTGAATACATATTGCAAATAtccaaaattaatttattggcAAGTATGATAAATTGATACCTACATCAGAATATTGTGAAACTgtttgaaaaaatgctattctttgTTAATTTTATCAGTGTCATTGTTCTCGTAGTATTGAAATATGTTTCATTATACAACATCTGTGTTTCACCTATCATTTGACTTAaggttttaaaatatcaattagtGATAGAAACCTTTATGCttgagaataattttttgtCAGTTtagtatttattttgaattccaTTGAGttatttgatatgatatagATAGGCCTATCTCAGATTCGAATGCAGAGtatataattattctacttGAATAATGCAGTTCTCCCAACTCACATTCTTGTTCTTCCTTGGTACGAATCTCCTTGAATATGCTCAAGTATTGATCTCCTAGGTTGGCAGCAATGAACATGTCCTCGGGGTCGACTGCACCCCAGTCTGCCTTGTGGTTCTCAATCTTCTCTAAGCATTCCAATCTATGTAGAACAATAGAAACATCAAgagaatttccaaaaattggGATGTTAGCAAGAAATAAGATGACTCGTCTGCAAGGATTAGTTAATgctaataattcattaataggAGCTGGTTaagttttttatgttttaattaatatgaacgttaatttacaataaattcgtgatatttctAGGCAACATTCCAGAATTTCATTAGGGTTGGTTAAACGTGATTGTAGTATAGTTTAGTTTATAGTCGAGTGAAAGAAGTCAAAGTGCAtcagaaaataagaaatatgaaCAGAGCACGATGAGTTTCCTTGACAAAGGCCAAGGAAAATTGGGCCAACTTGAAACCTGTTCAACTGTTATTTCTCTTGTTTTGAATGTCAACTTGCGtttgaattattgttattcaGATACCTTGATTTGATGGGTATCTAATCAATCATGGCTCCATCAGTCACAAGGACCAATAGATTTCAGATAccattatttatatataaaaaatataaagcataatttaatattttttcaattatcattttaatcaaCAAAAGTATTATTTCAAAATGTTATGTTTAATTTTGTACAATTATTTACCTGTCTCTAGCCATGACACACTCCATATGAACGCCAACAGTAGCTCCCTGCTCCACCATCTTCAGACATCCTTTGTAGGCGGTGTCAGGCACACAGAGACGAGCtgaaaatagaaatttcatttaataaattGCATCAAATAATTAAACAACTTTTGGATATGACACCTAATAGAATTAATCCATCAGTGACTTTAGGATATGAAACCTAATGGAATTAATCCATCAGTActtgaaaatgatgaaatattagAATGGTAAAATATATGAATTCTCATTGAAATTTAATCATATCATTCCCTGGTGAAATCAAAGTAATTGAAGagatgaatttttttaattccaAATTTTTCTCGGCTCACAGGCAACTAGCTTCAATGTATCATTGCAATCTATTATGTGATGTATATCATATAGAGTAGGA
Above is a window of Nilaparvata lugens isolate BPH chromosome 4, ASM1435652v1, whole genome shotgun sequence DNA encoding:
- the LOC111050388 gene encoding transferrin — encoded protein: MLINRNLTELSALLMLHSQRRFQPGSFSSRTSNFAEMGLSAKRLLMQSVAVLLVAACVTAIPRPHHHDGDPERKPGTPTRLCVPDTAYKGCLKMVEQGATVGVHMECVMARDRLECLEKIENHKADWGAVDPEDMFIAANLGDQYLSIFKEIRTKEEQELEFRYEAVAVVHKDLEISNLEQLRGLRSCHTGVGRNVGYKIPITKLSKMGLLGAMDDTSVSPRENELKALSNFFSKACIVGKWSPDEETNQRLKSKYSNLCALCESPAKCDYPDVNSGYEGALHCLTKGDGQIAWTKTYFVKKVFGMSYGNNPATTTDMKAEDYAYLCPDGSKKPLTGPSPCTWAARPWQGYMANTEITGAKSELIKLKEDITKLNDLGESNHADWISTVLHLNEKTLAVNNKGPYSPKQYLEKAKYYDVIERDVMKPKREARMCVVGDAEKAKCMDLQRAAFSRDIRPSFACVVKTTVDDCLKAVHNKEADFYSMDAGYLEKAESEYALEPILTETVMAADSQATNYTQYMVAVVKKSSNAKFMPSAQRGCISKPGQAAYALPLAVIMDKMDITAKSCQRPNIFSQFFKAGVMESENPMKCLESSQGDMAIVTYEEAKMADDALPGQFEILCDEEKRNSLADLPNFHKCSMGKIPTRMIVANKDMKQVDKDDAMFALLSASEFFKKNPHIFKMFGEYSGMNNVLFTNSATGLENSKTAKEARDAIENYRKVTAESSRCSA